From one Triticum urartu cultivar G1812 chromosome 3, Tu2.1, whole genome shotgun sequence genomic stretch:
- the LOC125546092 gene encoding adenine nucleotide transporter BT1, chloroplastic/mitochondrial-like isoform X2 has protein sequence MAGTMMAVTAKSKNCTLASEKKHGWALPELRFPWDSQEDKAFSLSLHDSASPHHGALFASVGLKVSTPAPAVSTSPAEQEFKIPFADHCIKFVSSAVGFPVVGAVDGSVEEEVVVDGKVIRKKAKKRGLKLKIKIGNPHLRRLVSGAIAGAVSRTCVAPLETIRTHLMVGSNGDSMTEVFQTIMKTEGWTGLFRGNFVNVIRVAPSKAIELFAFDTAKKILTPKGDESSKTPFPPSLVAGALAGVSSTLCTYPLELIKTRLTIEKDVYDNFLHCLVKIVREEGPSELYRGLTPSLIGVVPYAATNYYAYDTLRKLYRKTFKQEEISNLATLLIGSAAGAISSTATFPLEVARKQMQAGAVGGRQVYKNVFHALYCIMEKEGMGGLYKGLGPSCIKLMPAAGISFMCYEACKKILVEAEE, from the exons ATGGCGGGAACGATGATGGCTGTGACGGCCAAGAGCAAGAACTGCACGCTGGCCTCGGAGAAGAAACATGGGTGGGCTCTTCCGGAGCTCCGGTTCCCCTGGGATTCGCAAGAAGACAAGGCCTTCTCCTTAAGCTTGCATGACTCTGCCTCCCCTCATCATGGTGCGCTGTTTGCTAGCGTTGGTCTGAAAGTGTCGACGCCTGCTCCGGCAGTGTCAACCAGTCCGGCGGAGCAGGAGTTCAAGATCCCTTTTGCTGATCATTGCATAAAGTTTGTCTCGTCAGCAGTCGGGTTTCCGGTTGTTGGGGCCGTGGATGGGTCcgtggaggaggaggtggtggtggatggTAAGGTTATTAGGAAGAAGGCCAAGAAGCGTGGGCTGAAACTGAAAATTAAGATTGGTAACCCGCATTTGAGGCGGCTGGTTAGTGGGGCTATTGCGGGGGCGGTCTCGAGGACTTGTGTGGCGCCGTTGGAGACAATTAGGACGCACCTGATGGTTGGGAGCAATGGGGATTCAATGACAGAAGTGTttcagacaattatgaagacagaGGGCTGGACAGGGCTGTTCCGTGGGAATTTTGTAAATGTTATCCGTGTTGCTCCAAGCAAGGCGATTGAG CTATTTGCTTTTGATACAGCCAAAAAAATCCTGACTCCAAAGGGTGATGAGTCCTCTAAGACCCCCTTCCCTCCATCACTTGTCGCGGGGGCACTTGCAGGTGTCAGCTCAACACTGTGCACATATCCTTTGGAACTGATCAAGACACGTCTGACTATAGAG AAAGACGTATATGACAACTTTCTCCATTGCCTCGTCAAGATTGTACGAGAGGAAGGCCCCTCGGAGCTTTACCGTGGTCTGACGCCGAGTCTGATAGGAGTGGTGCCATACGCCGCGACCAACTACTATGCCTACGACACCCTGAGGAAGCTCTACAGGAAGACATTCAAGCAGGAGGAGATCAGCAACCTTGCAACCCTCCTGATTGGTTCGGCCGCGGGCGCCATCTCGAGCACTGCCACCTTCCCTCTCGAAGTAGCTCGGAAGCAAATGCAGGCTGGGGCGGTGGGTGGAAGGCAGGTCTACAAGAACGTGTTCCATGCCCTCTACTGCATAATGGAGAAGGAAGGGATGGGCGGCCTGTACAAGGGGCTCGGGCCCAGCTGCATCAAGCTCATGCCCGCGGCGGGGATCTCGTTCATGTGCTACGAGGCCTGCAAGAAGATTCTGGTCGAAGCCGAGGAGTAG
- the LOC125546092 gene encoding adenine nucleotide transporter BT1, chloroplastic/mitochondrial-like isoform X1, which produces MVQPAGAPYPWEHRRSRPESSPSATARVPSHRRPAATTSGPKPPPPRCRHKSPTSSASLPGAAAPASSAAAGDQSVVQGGRPPLIVRLHSEAGQDVHPPMAGTMMAVTAKSKNCTLASEKKHGWALPELRFPWDSQEDKAFSLSLHDSASPHHGALFASVGLKVSTPAPAVSTSPAEQEFKIPFADHCIKFVSSAVGFPVVGAVDGSVEEEVVVDGKVIRKKAKKRGLKLKIKIGNPHLRRLVSGAIAGAVSRTCVAPLETIRTHLMVGSNGDSMTEVFQTIMKTEGWTGLFRGNFVNVIRVAPSKAIELFAFDTAKKILTPKGDESSKTPFPPSLVAGALAGVSSTLCTYPLELIKTRLTIEKDVYDNFLHCLVKIVREEGPSELYRGLTPSLIGVVPYAATNYYAYDTLRKLYRKTFKQEEISNLATLLIGSAAGAISSTATFPLEVARKQMQAGAVGGRQVYKNVFHALYCIMEKEGMGGLYKGLGPSCIKLMPAAGISFMCYEACKKILVEAEE; this is translated from the exons ATGGTGCAGCCGGCCGGAGCACCCTATCCTTGGGAGCACAGGCGCTCCCGACCAGAGTCCTCCCCGAGCGCGACAGCTAGGGTTCCTAGCCACCGCCGGCCCGCCGCCACTACTTCCGGGCCGAAgcctccgccgccccgctgcCGGCACAAGAGCCCCACCAGCAGCGCCTCCCTCCCTGGAGCAGCCGCTCCCGCcagcagcgccgccgccggcgaccagTCCGTAG TGCAGGGCGGCCGTCCACCTCTGATTGTGCGTTTGCACTCTGAGGCCGGCCAAGACGTTCACCCACCCATGGCGGGAACGATGATGGCTGTGACGGCCAAGAGCAAGAACTGCACGCTGGCCTCGGAGAAGAAACATGGGTGGGCTCTTCCGGAGCTCCGGTTCCCCTGGGATTCGCAAGAAGACAAGGCCTTCTCCTTAAGCTTGCATGACTCTGCCTCCCCTCATCATGGTGCGCTGTTTGCTAGCGTTGGTCTGAAAGTGTCGACGCCTGCTCCGGCAGTGTCAACCAGTCCGGCGGAGCAGGAGTTCAAGATCCCTTTTGCTGATCATTGCATAAAGTTTGTCTCGTCAGCAGTCGGGTTTCCGGTTGTTGGGGCCGTGGATGGGTCcgtggaggaggaggtggtggtggatggTAAGGTTATTAGGAAGAAGGCCAAGAAGCGTGGGCTGAAACTGAAAATTAAGATTGGTAACCCGCATTTGAGGCGGCTGGTTAGTGGGGCTATTGCGGGGGCGGTCTCGAGGACTTGTGTGGCGCCGTTGGAGACAATTAGGACGCACCTGATGGTTGGGAGCAATGGGGATTCAATGACAGAAGTGTttcagacaattatgaagacagaGGGCTGGACAGGGCTGTTCCGTGGGAATTTTGTAAATGTTATCCGTGTTGCTCCAAGCAAGGCGATTGAG CTATTTGCTTTTGATACAGCCAAAAAAATCCTGACTCCAAAGGGTGATGAGTCCTCTAAGACCCCCTTCCCTCCATCACTTGTCGCGGGGGCACTTGCAGGTGTCAGCTCAACACTGTGCACATATCCTTTGGAACTGATCAAGACACGTCTGACTATAGAG AAAGACGTATATGACAACTTTCTCCATTGCCTCGTCAAGATTGTACGAGAGGAAGGCCCCTCGGAGCTTTACCGTGGTCTGACGCCGAGTCTGATAGGAGTGGTGCCATACGCCGCGACCAACTACTATGCCTACGACACCCTGAGGAAGCTCTACAGGAAGACATTCAAGCAGGAGGAGATCAGCAACCTTGCAACCCTCCTGATTGGTTCGGCCGCGGGCGCCATCTCGAGCACTGCCACCTTCCCTCTCGAAGTAGCTCGGAAGCAAATGCAGGCTGGGGCGGTGGGTGGAAGGCAGGTCTACAAGAACGTGTTCCATGCCCTCTACTGCATAATGGAGAAGGAAGGGATGGGCGGCCTGTACAAGGGGCTCGGGCCCAGCTGCATCAAGCTCATGCCCGCGGCGGGGATCTCGTTCATGTGCTACGAGGCCTGCAAGAAGATTCTGGTCGAAGCCGAGGAGTAG